tagaaATTCGAATGATTGAGAGAATGAGCTTAACATTAAGCATGATTAAGCAGTGTATGTGCATAGTTTATGGTGGGCTGCAAATGTAATTacctaatatataaaactagCCATGATGAAAAGTTTAGTGGTTGATATTGATCGCTTGTTAGCACGTTGTATGTTATATAAGCTGAACGTGCATGCACATGTTATTTCCTCCTTATTGGTCTAGGCCATCCAAAATATGTCAGttttataatatcataatactTTCATATCTTTCAAAAATTATTACCAAAATGATTTTTCCGTACGTATGCAtggatataaatattataaaataaatttattataataattgattaatatattattttcaatttcaaatcaatttatattttatatatgatttatttaataatattattatattttaattaaacatatgattttgcATAGATAATATCTAGTCATTTTGGTTATCActtggatatatattatattacatttattctCTGAATCCAATCATAATGTTTTTATTCTAAAcagatttaaattttgattaattttgttaatttcaTTTAGATTGGTTGCTCTTTTAGATATTtatctatatatctatattattattgaaaaatgaatttgtttattttttatattctccatgattttaggatgcatcattagtttaattaatataattatttaaattatatatatatatatatatatatatatatatatatatatatatataatataatatatattgtcaagatatttaagataattaataaacaaaagataTTCTAccgatatatatatttttgtttaaaaatatattttaatatatatggtaATATATAGTTGTTTaggatatttaatttataaatagatattaactATTGATGTTAACAATAGCTACCgataatatcataattatatttattttatttttactttatgattttaataactaatattataaCCAACTTCTCTATTCTTATTGTAAATATCGAACCTATTACAGATTACTACAATAtcgtaaatataaattatattcttatgttaaatatctttatatttttaatattaaacaatcatattcctaacttaaaataaattattttgtatttgtacATGACGAACATCAAAATCACAAATTAATTTACACTAATAACTAATTTATCcgtaaaatcataaatattatcaaaaatatatatttaaaaccaaaaagtaaatattttatagaaaccaaaatgaaaatttacttattagaaatatatatggAAGCATGAAAAACTAggattaaaacattaaataacactaaaactaaaaatgataaacataataaacacaatataaatataatatacgaggataaatagataatattttgtaatttattatttttgtatttttgtctCACTCTTTTTGTTGacaatatataatgttgatGTTTTATGAGTTATGATTGTTTATAGTCATTTTAGTGCTATTGAATTTCTTTTCAGTCAATAAGTACAATACATGAAAGCCTTTAATTTCAAGAAAAAGAATAAGTACAATACATGTTTAAtttcaaatctaaaatattgTTTGGTTGTTGATATTGCTTTTGTTTCGtatatattaagattaattgaaaatatttataaatatttatcaaaattttatttatgatataatgattttatattattacagTGTTTCTAAATCTTGTTAAAAGGTACATATCTAAATGAATTTTCAAATGATCCCGTAGGCATTAGATGTTGTGATGACGATTCCAGACGATATCATGTGGATCCAAACCCTCTGGCGATGTTATGGGGTATGAGCCATTGCTTTTAGAATTATTTACAATATCATGCTATTtccatttaaatttatataaaatacttatttaaactaacaataaaatattctatatatttttagtaattagaACTTTCCATATTTTGTGAACAATAATGATTCTAGTAATATGCAAATTATACTCTCCagttaatttaaatatttttcatgcaCAATATTATTTGACGTTcgaatatgaatatatacataaatatttaaaaatattattcactATGACGtttacataataatgatatACCAATTTTgagtgtttaaaatattttaaaattatcttaaaattaagttttagatctgaaataaataaaatacaaacttattatattttattagtaattaaaaataaactaatacttTCTCCGTTTCTAAAATATCCATGTTCTAGagaaaatttttgtttcaaaaagatacattttcatattttcaatgcaatatttgtcaactaataatgaaaatttgtgaagttcaaaaacattaattgcattttgtGAAgtcttattggtttaaaaatataggaaatataaaattacagaaaactaCGCATTTATagctaaattttaatatgttttattaaaaaatgcgAAAAGTTCTATAACGTGGATCTTTTAGAAATAGAGAAAGTAATGTCATATCAATAAATTCTTTTTCTACtactattgttttattttcttcaaataacAATACAAATTCATTAAAGTTAAAGGatttacaagttttttttacttttatataatattagaaATGTGAGTTATATGATAAAAAGTTTCagacatattattatatttttgggCTTACAGCAGATCATCTAATATCAAATAGTATGTGGCTTTTCTATTTATACCGGTTTTTCTAggatttttaattgaaaatctTTTTACTAAATTTGAGCCAGATTATACATAGATCACCAGATATATCAGTTCTATCACGGGTGTAGGTAAAACATTACttgaaaatcaaaataatataatagaacaacttttttgaataaaaaatagaacaactataaaagtattttgttttctaaataaaGTTATAAATTCAATTAAGTTTTATCAAAATAGTAAGAAAAATATAGTGCTTATAAAGAGAAGATCAAAATATAGTGTTATCATTAAGAAAATAGTATCATGGTGAAGACATTTAAATAGTCACCTCACTTGGTAAATAAAGTTTAGGCTCCTAATAATCATGATCTAANNNNNNNNNNNNNNNNNNNNNNNNNNNNNNNNNNNNNNNNNNNNNNNNNNNNNNNNNNNNNNNNNNNNNNNNNNNNNNNNNNNNNNNNNNNNNNNNNNNNTTTTGTTCTTCTTGTTCATTTATCTAGACACCTCCTTTGAGAAGACTATATAACTCTTCGTTAGAAGAACTATATAAACTCTTCGTTCTTTGCCAATGATAGATTGCGCACAAAAAACACTCCCATCCATGCATGGACAATTACAATCGAATTATGAATTGGGTATGTTTAGAATTCAGAtgtttttttgccaaaaatcATCAGTCATCTGTTATATATcgcgagttttttttttctttttgcaaagTCTACATCAGCAACGTAAACCAAATTCTTTTCTATACTGCACAATGCAAGACAATCCCACAAGATACTAAAACAAAAACGAACAAATATAAACtagaaaaacatattataacacgatatatatatatatatatatatttgaggtCATTTAGACACAATCAGTTTCGGTCAAAACCTGAACCATTGTCTGCATAACTCTCACTTTCATTTCCAAAGCCAAAATATAATCTGCCGTCTGTCTAAAGAGTCCATTCAAACCTTCCGATGTTTGGTGTTTGGGAATAAGCTCTTTCAGCGTCTTCACTCGTCTGTTAATTGAACGACACGGTCTTCTATGAGCTTCTAAACTCTTCTTCGATTGGGGCATGATCTTCTTCACAAGTGCCCTTCGATCTCTTTGCCTTCTCATCAAAACCCAAATTTCCTTTCTTTGTCCTTCTAGTTACTCCATAATTGTAAATGATGcaagaatatttttttggttaatgtGATGAAAGAATGGTTTATAGACAAGTGATAAGAACTCTACAATGATGATTTAATATGATCCCAATATGAGACGGCCTCGTAGTTTATATACACAGATAAATAGGTAAGCGACCTTTTGATATAACTTCAAATGGATATTACAGCTTCTGAGAAGGTTCTCTTTTCTATCCAAAAAGAATTGGATGATATTTGGACAAGTGTCCACAaggttgttttgttttgtgttttaaaatgtCGTTAATTGATGGATAATTAGGGTTTAGATTAGATTAGAGGTAATGTCACCAAAATACAACTGGATGCACATGCACTCACATGATTTTCCATCATCACCTAACTATCCTATATGCTTAAGAACACCATCTTTTTCCCCGTTCACATCGCCATGAAACACCCTGTCTTATTCCTCCTTTGTTGGgctttataattttatattaacttCCGGCCAATTAGTTTTGAGTTTATGAAAGTTGGCGAATAACGATAAGAATGTAATTATCTTTATGCTTTATTTCTTATAGATTAGATACTTATCTAATTTACACGCAATGCATGCAGTCGGTCTATTAAGAAGGTGGTGCTTGAAATatgataagtttttttttgaagaaaggCTTGAAATATGATAAGTTGATAAGATGGAATTTGTGTTTGTATATCTTTCCGGTTgataaaatttcagaaaatgcATCCACGTTTTGATTTTCCTACGATGCATTTAGCATGAATTGATATCCATTTATAGATAATGATACTATATGGCTATTTGGTTGTTCATTAGTTGCGCCGGCTTATATTAGCTGGAAACAATGAGATGCAAATGACCCAGAAAAACCAGTCATTATGAGTTATGACACCTCCTAGTTTTAggtgttttatttttctaggCAAAGTAGATAACGATGTTGGCGAGTGGGATaatgttttgatttaaaaagACATAAGAACATGCGAGTATCTTCAATGTTTCTTTGAATTTTTGAACTTcatatttaagatttttaaatcGCGAGTGGATTTAATCGAAACATCTCAAAAGATTATTTCCTTTGCTCGTCATGTGTTTGTGTGTttattcataattaaaataaaacaacaagaAGCAGATTCGTAGAGCAATATTGATCAGATACCCTCGCAGACTATTTGATTCAATGTATTCTCTCACCGCCGTCAACACGAAACAATGTACTTTGTAgtttttttatacatatttgatATATGTACGTCTcgtataatattaattatagaaATTCGAATGATTGAGAGAATGAGCTTAACATTAAGCATGATTGAGCAGTGTATGTGCATAGTTTATGGTGGGCTGCAAATGTAATTacctaatatataaaactagCCATGATGAAAAGTTTAGTGGTTGATATTGATCGCTTGTTAGCACGTTATATGTTATATAAGCTGAACGTGCATGCACATGTTATTTCCTCCTTATTGGTCTAGGCCATCCAAAATATGTCagttttatatatcataatacTTTCGTATCTTTCAAAAATTATTACCAAAATGAGTTTTCCGTGCTTATGCAtggatataaatattataaaataaatttattataataattgattaatatattattttcaattttgatcaatttatattctatatatgatttatttaataatattattatattttaattaaacatatgattttgcATAGATAATATCTAGTCATTTTGGTTATCActtggatatatattatattgcaTTTTATTCTCTGAATCCATCATAATGTTTTATTCTAAACagatttaaatttgattaattttgttaatttcaTTTAGATGGTTGATCTTTTAGttatttatctatatatctatattattattgaaaaatgaatttgtttatttttatattccatgattttaggatgcatcattagtttaattaatataattattaaattttatatatatatattattgtcaagatatttagataattaataaacaaaagataTTCTAAccgatatatattttttgtttaaaaatatattttaataataatggtATATATAGTTGTTTaggatatttaatttataaatagatatctaatttattaatttagggattatctactgtttgaagttctcatttaaattttggactctttcatagttgttgctagaatatatcatgcctcctatacaatgcaacctaccaacttaaattaaaccaaatcttaaccaacatagattagttaaacctaaccagtaacacttttataatatttttggttaatctcttaatataattagattataataactgaaccactcttaaataaCGAGtttcatatcattccagacataagagaaaaatatCCGATttatttacaacgtaagcatacaaagaccgtgtatgcttatgctcattgatcttccaaaaaccaaataattgtggcatagaccaatataggctcatgttcgtatcactaactttacttccatatatttacttttcacctacatcatatcacaacatacacagttatgcaagaacatgattttttttgttcaaacaaccaaataatggtggcatatggtcagtagattttttaaatatgtttttatatattacattttacgagactatgtgtataagtttttttttgaaaaagcataactatgtgtataagttaaaaggtaaaagtggtgacaaggcaaattattatactaaaaatgaaagaagattaaatataaactaataacaagtacaacacaaattataacactattaaattctatatatatttaataaaatattatatatgtctaatatgtatatatatatataaatgttacacaaaatatatataatattatatacaacatattatatataccatatattattaattgaaatttgacaaatcaatttccgacctttagggcgggtcctaatctagttaaCTATTGATGTTAACAATAGCTACCgataatatcataattatatttattttatttttactttatgattttaataactaatattataaCCAACTTCTCTATTCTTATTGTAAATATCGAACCTATTACAGATTACTACAATAtcgtaaatataaattatattcttatgttaaatatctttatatttttaatattaacaattatattcctaacttaaaataaattattttgtatttgtacATGACGAACATCAAAATCACAAATTAATTTATACTATAACTAATTTATCcgtaaaatcataaatattatcaaaaatatatatttaaaaccaaaaagtaaatattttatagaaaccaaaatgaaaatttacttattagaaATATTATGGAAGCATGAAAAACTAggattaaaacattaaataacactaaaactaaaaatgataaacataataaacacaatataaatataatatacgaggataaatagataatattttgtaatttattatttttgtatttttgtctCACTCTTTTTGTTGACAATACATAATGTTGATGTTTTATGAGTTATGATTGTTTATAATCATTTTAGTGCTATTGAATTTCTTTTCAGTCAATAAGTACAATACATGAAAGCCTTTAATTTcaagaaaaagaataattacaatacatgtttaatttcaaatctaaaatattgTTTGGTTGTTGATATTGCTTTGGTTTCGtatatattaagattaattgaaaatatttataaatatttatcaaaatttcatttatgatataatgattttatattattacagTGTTTCTAAATCTTGTTAAAAGGTACATATCTAAATGAATTTTCAAATGATCCCGTAGGCATTAGATGTTGCGattatcaaggaaagagtatcAATCATAACTCATATGATTCACTCAATCACTATAATCACTCCATCATATATTCCTTCTTAATGATTATATGATCTTCATATTTATTGTTTGATTCATATAGTTCTGCTATATAAAGTTATGTAACTCTCTTCATATCAATAACACAATTTATACATTTCTCATAAGtttttatggtatcagagcaggttATTTTTGTGAGTTTTGATCCACCGATCAAACTCAAGATAAACATGtttccgtagcttttatttagaatttcacgtttttggttttcttcttcttttatttcaagtttttttttaatcttttggttctcatttgttatttttctttttatcaagcCAAAATGCTTCTTGTAGTGATTTATAAAGCCAACGTTCCAGTTCTTCTGCCTCTCTAGTCAAGGTGTGCACACATCTACTTTTTCCGCAACTCCAGAGTTGATATGTGGTCAAGTCATTTATGACTCCATCAAGCTATATGCTTCCACACGACTAGTAGTATAGTCGTCCGTGTCTAAATCAATCTAAGCTAAAAGTCCGTCTCACCATATGGTTCAAGCGCAAGGCTTCTTTTTATCTcctatcttatttttttaaagatgtcaATCTCAAGCCGCTGCTTCCGCTATCTTGGCTTCATCACCCCTTGAACTTGAAGGGGcgtatcaaggaaagagtatcAATCATAACTCATATGATTCACTCAATCACTATAATCACTCCATCATATATTCTTCTTAATGATTATATGATCTTCATATTTATTGTTTGATTCATATAGTTCTGCTATATAAAGTTATGTAACTCTCTTCATATCAATAACACAATTTATACATTTCTCATAAGTTTTTAGCGATGACGATTCCAGACGATATCATGTTGGATCCAAACCCTCTGGCGATGTTATGGGGTATGAGCCATTGCTTTTAGAATTATTTACAATATCATGCTATTtccatttaaatttaatataaaatacttatttaaactaaaaataaaatattctatatatttttagtaattagaACTTTCCATATTTTGTGAACAATAATGATTCTAGTAATATGCAAATTATACTCTCCagttaatttaaatatttttcatgcaaaatattatttgacgttcgaatatgaatatatacataaatatttaaaaaatattattcactaTGACGtttacataataatgatatACCAATTTTgagtgtttaaaatattttaaaatttatcttaaaattaagttttagatctaaaataaataaaatacaaacttattatattttattagtaattaaaaataaataatactctctccgtttctaaAATATCCATGTTCTAGagaaaatttttgtttcaaaaagatacatttttcatattttcaattcaatatttgtcaactaataataaaaatttgtgaAGTTCAAAAACATTATTGCATTTTGTGAAGtcttattggtttaaaatataggaagtataaaattacagaaaaatatgcatttatagctaagttttaatatgttttattaaaaaatgcgAAAGTTCTATAACGTGGATCTTTTAGAAATAGAGGAAGTAATATcatatcaataatttttttttctactactattgttttattttcttcaaataacAATGCAAATTCATTAAAGTTTAAGGatttacaagttttttttttacttttatataatattagaaATGTGAGTTATATGATAAAAAGTTTCagacatattattatattttttgggcTTACAGCGGATCATCTAATATCAAATAGTATGTGGCTTTTCTATTTATACCGGGTTTTCTAggatttttaattgaaaatctTTTTACTAAATTTGAGCCAGATTATACATAGATCACCAGATATATCAGTTCTATCACGGGTGTAGGTAAAACATTACttgaaaatcaaaataatataatagaacaacttttttgaataaaaaatagaacaactataaaagtatttgttttctaaataaagttataaattcaattaagttttatcaaaatagtaagaaaaatattagtGCTTTTAAAGTgaagatcaaaatctagtgttatcaTTAAGAAAATAGTATCATGGTGAAGACATTTAAATAGTCACCTCACTTGGTAAATAAAGTTTAGGCTCCTAATAATCATGATCTAAGAGTGTTTTTCTTGCAGTGGTGAAAATGCAATGTAGTTTTGATTGGGTAGCCCAGGATTCTTCTTAAGTACTCTTAGGTGACACTAAATTTTAATGTTGTAGTTGGAGTTGTAATCTTGTTGTATCCATGTGACAAATGAAAGTTGATGTTGGAGAAAAGAATGCCTTTGTAAGAAAGAGAGGTTTACAAATTACAAGTAATAATTAATAGCTCGGAACGGTGTCGTTTCAGTACTAAGATTTAAATTGAACCAAACAATATCAAACCTACGCCGGAGAGATTGACCGATTACACTAATCGAGTCCGATGGAAAGACGCATCGAAAACGCCTTCCCTGGACCTtgtccaccaccaccacaagcTCCGTACTAtcataacaacaacaacaacaacactcaTCAGATTCATCCGTCGCACCACCATGTCGCCGGCGTTGGATTCCAGCAATACCCACAAAACGACAACAGAGAACATGGTTTCAATCAGCAGCCGCATTTTGATAATCAACAGAAAATTCCTGATAAATTATATGTCAGATGCctcaacaaacaaacaacaagaACGGACGTCCATGAGGTATGGTTGTTGGAGTCCTTTCacgtttttgatttttatacttTGTTATATTCTGCCTGCCTTCATTTGATGTCCTCTTTTTCAGGTGTTTTGTAGGTTCGGAGTCATTGGAGATATTTATATGGCAGTCGACGACATGAATGTTAGCCGTGGTATGTTCATTGTCCTTCAGACATCCTAAATTGTATTGTTCAGGTGAATACTTCACCTACTGACTGTTTAGCCCTTACTATTTACTGGACTAATTGCACTTAGTAAGCTTCTATGTCTGTTCGTCTTTGGACAAACACTTTAGGAGacatcaattatatataataaacaagGGAACTATATGCAAATCGTTTTGTTCTGATCTCCAAGCCTCTGGTTTAATGTGATGTTCTGGATTTGCATGAAACCTTGCTTTGGTCTCTGCAGGGTTTGCATTTGTTCAGTTTTCTCGTAAGGAGATGGCACTAGCAGCAATCAAAGGGTTAAATGGTGTATTTACCATGCGGGTAGTTCTTGAAGGAACTGTTTTCAAAACTTAGTTATATACTTCTTGAAGGAACTGTTTTCAAAACTTTTTCAGCAGCAATAATAATTCAATACTAATAATCTTGATTATCACCCAACATATTTCAATTGTTATGTGTCTTCAGGTCTAACTTTAACGCTCCACCTGCAATGCCAAATTGGCACCCACAACCATATCCCCAGTGGGGAAACAAAGAACCTGCAGCCCCTAGAGTCGTTGGTTTCGCTTCACAACCTAATCACTTTCCGCAGCAAAATGCTCAAGCAGTATCCGAGTTTCAAAACCCTCAGGATTTTGTCAAGCATCATAAATCTGAGACTACCAGCATGGAGGTACTCCTTCCTTTTGTAGTAGGATCTGTTAACAGTAATAGGTTTCATAAATCTCTTTATCTATACTAGATTTTTGTAGACTAATGGTCAGAAGATTTCCAGTAATGCAAATGTCATTCGTTAAAACCAGAATAAAGAAGAGTGTGACTGGAGTGAACACACTTGTCCTGATGGGAACAAGTATTATTTCCATTGTGTCACTTGCGAAAGCACGGTAATACATTTTTTCCATCTTTCATTGTGCACTCCACTGAAGCAATTGTCTGGTTAGGATTTGATTATATATGGATGAAACACACAGTGGGAGAAACCAGAGGAGTACTCCATGTCTGAGAGATGGTTCGACAGGCTACAAGATCAAAAAATTGTCTCTCCCCCGTCAAACAGTGAGGACCAAGATGCAATAGAAAACATCCAGCAAGATCAGTCTCCTCTATTGCAACTCCTCCAACAACAATCCTTATCCACAGCGGTTAGATAATCATTTCTTGACACACTTGGACTTccatgttttttaaaaatagtaaaagcATCTTCTTACAAGAAGAGTAAACTCCAATCTTTCATGGGATGTGTGAGTTTCCAGGATGAAGAGAAGAATTCGGTATATCCGGTAGTAACAAGAGTGGCTGTTGAAACAACATGTCCATAAAAATGTCACAGGTAAACTAACTGAACAGTTGAGTCTCTGTTATTAAAAGGAAGCTAAGTATTTACATGTCACAAGATCTTATATCTATCCTCATTTGCATTCTCCTGTTTCAACACAGGGCAAGTCACTAAGCAAGTATTTTGGAAGGGAGATTTGAAAAAGAGTAGACCTGAGTTTAAAGAAGTTGATTACTTCAAGACTCGGAACATTTGGTGAATATTTGTTGGAATCCAATAGAAAAGGTGTGATGAAAGTGGCATAAACTTTGAGACTTGTGAAAACCATATTAAGGAGCCACTGGTGATGAGCCATCAAGATAGATGTGTATGTTTTGGTTTGCTCAACTGTTTCTGAGCAACAAGACACTCTAGTGATATCCACCACACCTTAAAAGTATATTGGTTGGATTAATTacacaatattttgaaaatatttattatatcaagaaggaaaaaaataaagttgAGTTTATCTGGTAAATAAAACCATAATATCACCTGATccaaaccaaaaactaaaatccatTTCAAGTCAAGTCCCTCTGAACGAAAGAGAGGGTTCAACATCGTCAATCATCTTTTAAAAGGCAGATAGATTTGCAGAGCAGAGAGAGGgttgaaaaccgaaaaaaaccgataaccgaaccgaaccgaaccgaaatttcaTTCGGTTTATttcggaatttttttttaaaacttcggttaaccgaaaaccgacggttcgattcggttcggtttcggaaaaCCGAAGTCGCAGGCCTAGAAGAAACCACTCTCTTTGCAGAAACAAGACCAACTTACTCTTTAATTCTCCTCTCCATCAGCTAACTAACAAGAAGCAGAAGGTAAGTCTTTAATCAAGTTAAGTTTTCTCCGTCCTGGCTAGATCGGAGATTTATCGATCT
This genomic stretch from Raphanus sativus cultivar WK10039 chromosome 3, ASM80110v3, whole genome shotgun sequence harbors:
- the LOC108846105 gene encoding uncharacterized protein LOC108846105 isoform X2, yielding MERRIENAFPGPCPPPPQAPYYHNNNNNNTHQIHPSHHHVAGVGFQQYPQNDNREHGFNQQPHFDNQQKIPDKLYVRCLNKQTTRTDVHEVFCRFGVIGDIYMAVDDMNVSRGLTLTLHLQCQIGTHNHIPSGETKNLQPLESLVSLHNLITFRSKMLKQYPSFKTLRILSSIINLRLPAWRIKKSVTGVNTLVLMGTSIISIVSLAKARGRNQRSTPCLRDGSTGYKIKKLSLPRQTVRTKMQ
- the LOC108846105 gene encoding uncharacterized protein LOC108846105 isoform X1 translates to MERRIENAFPGPCPPPPQAPYYHNNNNNNTHQIHPSHHHVAGVGFQQYPQNDNREHGFNQQPHFDNQQKIPDKLYVRCLNKQTTRTDVHEVFCRFGVIGDIYMAVDDMNVSRGLTLTLHLQCQIGTHNHIPSGETKNLQPLESLVSLHNLITFRSKMLKQYPSFKTLRILSSIINLRLPAWRLMVRRFPVMQMSFVKTRIKKSVTGVNTLVLMGTSIISIVSLAKARGRNQRSTPCLRDGSTGYKIKKLSLPRQTVRTKMQ
- the LOC108846105 gene encoding polyadenylate-binding protein, cytoplasmic and nuclear isoform X3, which encodes MERRIENAFPGPCPPPPQAPYYHNNNNNNTHQIHPSHHHVAGVGFQQYPQNDNREHGFNQQPHFDNQQKIPDKLYVRCLNKQTTRTDVHEVFCRFGVIGDIYMAVDDMNVSRGFAFVQFSRKEMALAAIKGLNGVFTMRV